Proteins encoded within one genomic window of Macaca thibetana thibetana isolate TM-01 chromosome 3, ASM2454274v1, whole genome shotgun sequence:
- the PIP gene encoding prolactin-inducible protein: MRLLQFLFRASPATLLLVLCLHLGANKAQENTRRIIIQNFEIPTTANRDEEVTAVLQVKTELKECMVAKVYLTSDVPVEGAFNYKYTRCLCDDYPNTYYWDFHTNRTVQIAAVVDIIRELGICPNDAAVTPISKNRFYTIKTLVVA; the protein is encoded by the exons ATGCGCTTGCTCCAGTTCCTGTTCAGGGCCAGCCCTGCCACCCTGCTCCTGGTTCTCTGCCTGCATTTGGGGGCCAACAAAGCTCAGGAAAACAC TCGGAGGATCATAATACAGAATTTTGAGATCCCCACGACAGCAAATCGAGATGAGGAAGTCACTGCAGTGCTTCAAGTTAAAACAGAACTGAAAGAATGCATGGTG GCTAAAGTTTACCTCACTAGTGACGTCCCTGTGGAAGGTGCATTTAACTACAAGTATACTCGCTGCCTATGTGACGATTATCCAAATACCTACTACTGGGACTTTCATACGAACA GAACTGTGCAAATTGCAGCCGTCGTTGATATTATTCGGGAATTAGGCATCTGCCCTAATGATGCTGCTGTAACCCCCATCAGTAAAAACCGGTTTTATACTATTAAAACCCTAGTGGTAGCATAA